One window from the genome of Synechococcus sp. PROS-7-1 encodes:
- a CDS encoding DUF4090 family protein, protein MDLSGPDAIDKAIDAGVDLDGSPLPDAMLSLYREVMTLEGQRKRSGVKKSMRNRVVRTGAKHFDQDTLNKRLLQAGWEGLKAKEIAFFFG, encoded by the coding sequence ATGGATCTCAGCGGGCCTGACGCCATCGACAAAGCCATTGATGCAGGGGTTGATCTCGATGGATCACCTCTGCCCGATGCCATGCTTTCCCTCTATCGGGAGGTGATGACCCTCGAAGGCCAACGCAAGCGCAGCGGTGTCAAGAAGTCGATGCGCAATCGCGTCGTTCGCACAGGTGCCAAGCACTTTGACCAAGACACACTCAACAAGCGTTTGCTTCAAGCGGGCTGGGAGGGTCTGAAGGCCAAGGAGATTGCCTTCTTCTTCGGCTGA
- a CDS encoding DUF2237 family protein, producing the protein MTSLSNAQINVPRTDLNVLGSALELCSCEPLTGWFRDGHCRSDSSDHGQHTVCCVMTERFLSYSKALGNDLSTPMPAYGFPGLQPGDHWCVCAPRWKQAMEDGMAPPVRLEATEQGSLAVIPLEILREHAHQGMH; encoded by the coding sequence ATGACCAGCCTGAGCAACGCTCAAATCAATGTTCCGAGAACGGATCTCAACGTTCTTGGCTCTGCGCTTGAGCTCTGCAGCTGTGAACCTCTAACGGGATGGTTCCGCGATGGTCATTGCAGGAGCGATTCTTCAGATCACGGACAGCACACTGTGTGTTGTGTGATGACGGAACGCTTTCTCAGTTACAGCAAGGCCCTGGGAAATGATCTGAGCACTCCGATGCCTGCTTATGGGTTTCCCGGCCTTCAACCTGGGGATCACTGGTGCGTCTGCGCACCACGCTGGAAACAGGCCATGGAGGACGGGATGGCACCCCCGGTTCGCCTTGAGGCGACCGAACAGGGCTCTCTGGCAGTGATTCCCCTTGAGATCCTGCGTGAACACGCTCACCAAGGGATGCACTGA
- a CDS encoding SDR family NAD(P)-dependent oxidoreductase, producing MPESSPERWLGRALIVGGGGIGEVLASRLADRCPQLTVTLCRRNPKDASDWPLDLENFESLSRLTQTLSNDHHPLRLVFNATGRLHGPSLQPEKRLQHVQSDQLIESFKINAAGPLLLAKAVEPALRRNEPFHFASLSARVGSIGDNRSGGWYAYRAAKAAQNMMLRTLSVEWARRFPEATVTMLHPGTTDTPLSQPFQSFVPPDKLFSPERAAGHLLDVLLQQTPEQTGAFLAWDGQCIPW from the coding sequence ATGCCTGAATCAAGCCCGGAACGGTGGTTGGGCCGTGCCCTGATTGTGGGTGGCGGTGGCATCGGTGAAGTGCTGGCGTCCCGGCTGGCCGATCGCTGCCCGCAGCTCACGGTCACGCTCTGTCGCCGAAACCCGAAAGACGCATCCGACTGGCCTCTCGATCTGGAGAATTTCGAGAGCCTCTCCAGGCTCACCCAAACACTCTCCAATGACCACCACCCCCTGCGACTGGTCTTCAACGCCACTGGTCGCCTGCACGGCCCCTCTCTGCAGCCCGAGAAACGTCTTCAGCATGTCCAGTCAGACCAACTGATCGAATCCTTCAAAATCAACGCGGCCGGCCCCCTGCTCCTGGCCAAGGCGGTTGAGCCGGCGCTACGTCGCAATGAACCCTTTCATTTCGCAAGTCTTAGCGCCAGGGTCGGAAGCATCGGAGACAACCGCAGTGGCGGCTGGTATGCCTATCGCGCTGCCAAGGCGGCCCAGAACATGATGCTTCGCACGCTCAGCGTGGAGTGGGCGCGGCGCTTTCCCGAAGCCACAGTGACGATGCTTCATCCGGGTACGACCGATACTCCTTTGTCGCAACCCTTTCAGAGCTTCGTGCCACCGGACAAGCTGTTTAGCCCAGAGCGAGCAGCCGGTCACCTACTCGATGTCTTGCTTCAGCAGACGCCCGAGCAAACAGGTGCGTTTCTGGCCTGGGATGGTCAGTGCATCCCTTGGTGA
- a CDS encoding SpoIID/LytB domain-containing protein, which yields MQFTPSLSLLLTTFTSVLALGLWWGSGGRSSQPDPTASETLLQTLLEGSDERGASTVPAKGSMDEPPTPSAVTVPVIPEAGRSADPQLKVALLSQSPPRSISLQHGARCRRASGKVISKETLMDLLAVQRQGLISCGGERGRVLVNDRAYEGIIHLLNRGNGWTAINQINLERYVASVVGAEMPSHWNGEALKAQAVAARSYALVHVIRPASADWNLGDTTRWQAYAGLMSNTASTRKAASATNGIVLSFQGGLVESLYAATREISTEAHGHLGASMSQHGAQKLAEEGLRFNEILGRYYVGASLARIKTDRE from the coding sequence ATGCAATTCACTCCCTCACTGTCACTGTTGTTGACCACCTTCACCAGTGTTCTTGCGCTGGGTCTTTGGTGGGGGTCTGGAGGTCGCTCTTCACAGCCGGACCCAACAGCCTCAGAAACCCTCTTGCAAACCTTGCTTGAGGGTTCCGATGAGAGAGGGGCATCAACCGTTCCCGCCAAGGGGAGCATGGATGAGCCTCCAACTCCCAGCGCTGTCACCGTTCCGGTGATTCCTGAAGCAGGTCGGTCAGCTGACCCTCAGCTGAAGGTTGCCCTGCTGAGTCAGTCACCACCCCGCAGCATCTCGCTTCAACACGGAGCCCGTTGCCGTCGTGCTTCTGGGAAGGTGATCTCAAAAGAGACGCTGATGGATCTTCTGGCCGTTCAGCGGCAGGGACTGATCAGTTGTGGTGGCGAACGCGGACGTGTGTTGGTGAATGACAGGGCTTACGAAGGAATCATCCATCTTTTAAACAGAGGCAACGGCTGGACTGCCATTAATCAGATCAACCTCGAGCGCTACGTGGCCTCCGTTGTGGGAGCTGAGATGCCTTCGCACTGGAACGGGGAAGCACTGAAAGCGCAAGCTGTAGCAGCACGTTCCTATGCACTCGTGCATGTGATCCGTCCAGCATCGGCTGACTGGAATCTTGGCGATACAACGCGATGGCAGGCTTACGCCGGCCTGATGAGCAACACCGCGTCGACCCGCAAAGCTGCCTCCGCTACGAATGGAATCGTGCTCAGTTTTCAGGGAGGCCTGGTGGAATCCCTGTATGCAGCAACCCGGGAAATCTCAACAGAAGCCCACGGTCATCTGGGCGCCAGCATGAGCCAGCATGGAGCTCAGAAACTGGCTGAGGAGGGTTTGCGTTTCAACGAAATCCTTGGCAGGTACTACGTCGGAGCCTCTCTGGCAAGAATCAAAACCGATCGTGAATGA
- a CDS encoding DUF4922 domain-containing protein, translating into MVNEHFWTAALSRSSQALEQGALIPLTTSRLPCPGPGGEHFELRQLNARLPRHHQPEGPKPNPFSPWDPELEIDSIGVDHVLILNKYPVQTGHMLLITRQWASQAHWLTHTDWNALVHVDRDTSGLWFFNSGPKAGASQPHRHLQLLRRQSGERTCPRENWFRRLLEVSNTGGVAESHDPLIGSCAVAQRPKLSDPEQESRALHALYRTLAMTLALGDADAEQPPLAAYNLLLSPDWMALIRRRKERASGFSLNALGFAGYLLATENSDLGWLEHHGAERLLQEVVSRISDATDDSES; encoded by the coding sequence ATCGTGAATGAACACTTCTGGACAGCAGCGCTAAGCCGATCCAGCCAAGCGCTCGAGCAAGGAGCTCTGATCCCTCTGACAACCTCTCGGTTGCCATGCCCAGGACCTGGCGGCGAACATTTCGAGCTGCGTCAACTCAATGCCCGGCTGCCCAGACACCATCAACCGGAGGGACCTAAGCCGAATCCATTCAGTCCCTGGGATCCAGAACTCGAAATCGATTCGATCGGGGTCGACCATGTGCTGATTCTCAATAAATACCCAGTTCAGACAGGCCACATGCTCCTGATCACAAGGCAGTGGGCGTCGCAGGCTCATTGGCTCACCCACACAGACTGGAACGCCCTCGTGCACGTTGACCGCGACACCAGTGGGTTGTGGTTTTTCAACAGTGGGCCGAAAGCTGGAGCTAGCCAACCTCACCGCCATTTGCAGCTGCTGCGACGCCAGAGCGGTGAAAGGACATGCCCGCGCGAAAACTGGTTTCGCCGCCTGCTCGAGGTCAGCAACACAGGAGGGGTGGCAGAGAGTCACGATCCGCTGATCGGCAGTTGCGCCGTCGCCCAGCGTCCCAAGCTCTCCGACCCAGAGCAGGAGTCCCGCGCTCTGCACGCTCTGTACCGCACCCTCGCGATGACGTTGGCCCTTGGCGATGCCGATGCGGAGCAACCTCCTCTGGCTGCCTACAACCTTCTGCTCTCTCCAGATTGGATGGCCCTGATCCGGCGCAGGAAGGAGCGAGCTTCAGGGTTCAGCCTGAACGCCCTTGGTTTCGCCGGCTATCTGCTCGCCACTGAGAATTCAGATCTTGGCTGGCTGGAGCACCATGGAGCTGAACGGCTGCTTCAGGAAGTTGTGAGCCGCATCAGTGATGCCACGGATGACAGCGAGTCCTGA
- a CDS encoding sigma-70 family RNA polymerase sigma factor, with protein MKKQTIQRNQRVNDHWELVLPIARHYARRCGIDADDLRQVGLMGLLRAAENFNADRCTAFKSFARPHIRGAILHYLRDNASVVRCPRRLQESKGKADPGKQWHGAVLRRVYCCDESLADPGHETTQGIEQLERSKLIQDSLNELGVPERSAIQDVVLDGRSLRAAGKMAGVSAMTMQRRVKRGLEQLRLKLQPQLWAD; from the coding sequence ATGAAGAAGCAAACAATCCAGCGCAACCAGAGGGTGAACGACCATTGGGAGCTCGTTCTTCCGATCGCGAGGCACTACGCCCGACGCTGCGGAATCGACGCCGACGACCTGAGACAAGTGGGTCTGATGGGCCTGCTTCGAGCAGCGGAAAACTTCAACGCAGACCGCTGTACAGCGTTCAAGTCATTCGCTAGACCACATATCCGTGGCGCCATCCTTCATTACCTGAGAGACAACGCATCGGTCGTGCGCTGTCCAAGACGGTTGCAGGAAAGCAAAGGCAAAGCAGATCCTGGGAAGCAGTGGCACGGAGCCGTGCTTCGAAGGGTGTACTGCTGCGATGAAAGCCTTGCGGACCCTGGGCACGAGACCACCCAAGGGATCGAGCAGCTGGAGCGCTCAAAACTGATTCAAGACAGCCTGAATGAATTGGGTGTCCCTGAACGATCAGCCATCCAGGACGTTGTCCTTGATGGCCGTAGCCTCAGAGCTGCAGGGAAAATGGCCGGTGTTAGTGCCATGACCATGCAACGACGCGTGAAGCGAGGCTTAGAGCAGCTCCGTTTGAAACTCCAACCTCAGCTCTGGGCGGACTGA